One stretch of Excalfactoria chinensis isolate bCotChi1 chromosome 2, bCotChi1.hap2, whole genome shotgun sequence DNA includes these proteins:
- the CREM gene encoding cAMP-responsive element modulator isoform X4, protein MTNSGAPQPGATIVQYAAQSSDGTQQFFVPGSQLVVQAATGDMPSYQLRTPTTNLPQGVVMAASPGALHSPQQLAEEATRKRELRLMKNREAARECRRKKKEYVKCLENRVAVLENQNKTLIEELKALKDLYCHKAE, encoded by the exons ATGACAAATTCAGGAGCTCCTCAGCCAGGTGCTACCATTGTGCAATACGCAGCACAGTCATCTGATGGTACACAACAGTTTTTTGTTCCTGGAAGCCAACTTGTTGTTCAAG CTGCCACTGGAGACATGCCATCTTACCAGCTTCGGACTCCCACTACTAACTTACCTCAGGGAGTGGTAATGGCAGCCTCACCAGGGGCTCTGCATAGTcctcagcagctggcagaagagGCAACGCGCAAGAGAGAGCTGCGACTTATGAAAAACAG GGAAGCTGCCAGAGAATGtcgcagaaagaagaaagaatatgtCAAATGTCTTGAAAATCGTGTGGCTGTGcttgaaaaccaaaacaagactCTCATTGAGGAACTCAAGGCCCTCAAAGATCTTTATTGTCATAAAGCAGAATAA
- the CREM gene encoding cAMP-responsive element modulator isoform X8: MPSYQLRTPTTNLPQGVVMAASPGALHSPQQLAEEATRKRELRLMKNREAAKECRRRKKEYIKCLESRVAVLEVQNQKLIEELETLKDICSSKAD, translated from the exons ATGCCATCTTACCAGCTTCGGACTCCCACTACTAACTTACCTCAGGGAGTGGTAATGGCAGCCTCACCAGGGGCTCTGCATAGTcctcagcagctggcagaagagGCAACGCGCAAGAGAGAGCTGCGACTTATGAAAAACAG GGAAGCTGCTAAAGAATGTCGACGTCGGAAGAAAGAATACATAAAATGTCTGGAGAGTCGTGTTGCAGTGCTAGAAGTTCAGAACCAGAAACTTATAGAGGAGCTTGAAACCCTTAAAGACATTTGCTCTTCCAAAGCAGAttag
- the CREM gene encoding cAMP-responsive element modulator isoform X5 — MTNSGAPQPGATIVQYAAQSSDGTQQFFVPGSQLVVQAATGDMPSYQLRTPTTNLPQGVVMAASPGALHSPQQLAEEATRKRELRLMKNREAAKECRRRKKEYIKCLESRVAVLEVQNQKLIEELETLKDICSSKAD, encoded by the exons ATGACAAATTCAGGAGCTCCTCAGCCAGGTGCTACCATTGTGCAATACGCAGCACAGTCATCTGATGGTACACAACAGTTTTTTGTTCCTGGAAGCCAACTTGTTGTTCAAG CTGCCACTGGAGACATGCCATCTTACCAGCTTCGGACTCCCACTACTAACTTACCTCAGGGAGTGGTAATGGCAGCCTCACCAGGGGCTCTGCATAGTcctcagcagctggcagaagagGCAACGCGCAAGAGAGAGCTGCGACTTATGAAAAACAG GGAAGCTGCTAAAGAATGTCGACGTCGGAAGAAAGAATACATAAAATGTCTGGAGAGTCGTGTTGCAGTGCTAGAAGTTCAGAACCAGAAACTTATAGAGGAGCTTGAAACCCTTAAAGACATTTGCTCTTCCAAAGCAGAttag
- the CREM gene encoding cAMP-responsive element modulator isoform X7, with product MPSYQLRTPTTNLPQGVVMAASPGALHSPQQLAEEATRKRELRLMKNREAARECRRKKKEYVKCLENRVAVLENQNKTLIEELKALKDLYCHKAE from the exons ATGCCATCTTACCAGCTTCGGACTCCCACTACTAACTTACCTCAGGGAGTGGTAATGGCAGCCTCACCAGGGGCTCTGCATAGTcctcagcagctggcagaagagGCAACGCGCAAGAGAGAGCTGCGACTTATGAAAAACAG GGAAGCTGCCAGAGAATGtcgcagaaagaagaaagaatatgtCAAATGTCTTGAAAATCGTGTGGCTGTGcttgaaaaccaaaacaagactCTCATTGAGGAACTCAAGGCCCTCAAAGATCTTTATTGTCATAAAGCAGAATAA
- the CREM gene encoding cAMP-responsive element modulator isoform X6, which produces MSVLLLVILHMLASLEQFMLSSGRGAGELCVQGLSMAVTGDETAATGDMPSYQLRTPTTNLPQGVVMAASPGALHSPQQLAEEATRKRELRLMKNREAAKECRRRKKEYIKCLESRVAVLEVQNQKLIEELETLKDICSSKAD; this is translated from the exons ATGTCAGTGCTCTTGCTTGTAATCCTGCACATGCTTGCTAGTTTGGAGCAGTTCATGCTGAGCTctgggagaggagcaggagAACTGTGCGTGCAGGGGCTGAGCATGGCTGTTACAGGAGATGAAACAG CTGCCACTGGAGACATGCCATCTTACCAGCTTCGGACTCCCACTACTAACTTACCTCAGGGAGTGGTAATGGCAGCCTCACCAGGGGCTCTGCATAGTcctcagcagctggcagaagagGCAACGCGCAAGAGAGAGCTGCGACTTATGAAAAACAG GGAAGCTGCTAAAGAATGTCGACGTCGGAAGAAAGAATACATAAAATGTCTGGAGAGTCGTGTTGCAGTGCTAGAAGTTCAGAACCAGAAACTTATAGAGGAGCTTGAAACCCTTAAAGACATTTGCTCTTCCAAAGCAGAttag
- the CREM gene encoding cAMP-responsive element modulator isoform X1: protein MTMEMVESQQDDNAVDSLPDRDAVHSRSQPDKHEISAVSQVASIADDSAESEQITDTQKRREILSRRPSYRKILNELSSDTPAIAKIEEEKSEEEGAGISPLSMPSSLYHSSTGQFIAITPGGTIQISNPPSDGAQGLQTLTMTNSGAPQPGATIVQYAAQSSDGTQQFFVPGSQLVVQAATGDMPSYQLRTPTTNLPQGVVMAASPGALHSPQQLAEEATRKRELRLMKNREAARECRRKKKEYVKCLENRVAVLENQNKTLIEELKALKDLYCHKAE from the exons ATGACCATGGAAATGGTTGAATCGCAACAGGATGATAACGCAGTGGATTCTTTGCCAGATAGAGACGCTGTTCACAGCCGCAGTCAGCCAGACAAACACGAGATTTCCGCAGTATCTCAG GTAGCATCGATTGCGGATGACTCTGCAGAATCAGAACAGATAACTGATACTCAGAAACGTAGGGAAATACTTTCAAGAAGGCCTTCATACCG aaaaatTTTGAATGAACTCTCTTCAGATACTCCTGCAATCGCAAAGATTGAAGAAGAAAAGTCTGAAGAAGAAGGAGCTGGAATTTCTCCACTGTCCATGCCAAGCAGCCTGTATCATTCTAGCACAGGGCAATTCA TTGCTATAACTCCAGGTGGTACAATCCAGATTTCTAATCCACCTTCTGATGGTGCCCAGGGACTGCAGACGTTAACAATGACAAATTCAGGAGCTCCTCAGCCAGGTGCTACCATTGTGCAATACGCAGCACAGTCATCTGATGGTACACAACAGTTTTTTGTTCCTGGAAGCCAACTTGTTGTTCAAG CTGCCACTGGAGACATGCCATCTTACCAGCTTCGGACTCCCACTACTAACTTACCTCAGGGAGTGGTAATGGCAGCCTCACCAGGGGCTCTGCATAGTcctcagcagctggcagaagagGCAACGCGCAAGAGAGAGCTGCGACTTATGAAAAACAG GGAAGCTGCCAGAGAATGtcgcagaaagaagaaagaatatgtCAAATGTCTTGAAAATCGTGTGGCTGTGcttgaaaaccaaaacaagactCTCATTGAGGAACTCAAGGCCCTCAAAGATCTTTATTGTCATAAAGCAGAATAA
- the CREM gene encoding cAMP-responsive element modulator isoform X2 has protein sequence MTMEMVESQQDDNAVDSLPDRDAVHSRSQPDKHEISAVSQVASIADDSAESEQITDTQKRREILSRRPSYRKILNELSSDTPAIAKIEEEKSEEEGAGISPLSMPSSLYHSSTGQFIAITPGGTIQISNPPSDGAQGLQTLTMTNSGAPQPGATIVQYAAQSSDGTQQFFVPGSQLVVQAATGDMPSYQLRTPTTNLPQGVVMAASPGALHSPQQLAEEATRKRELRLMKNREAAKECRRRKKEYIKCLESRVAVLEVQNQKLIEELETLKDICSSKAD, from the exons ATGACCATGGAAATGGTTGAATCGCAACAGGATGATAACGCAGTGGATTCTTTGCCAGATAGAGACGCTGTTCACAGCCGCAGTCAGCCAGACAAACACGAGATTTCCGCAGTATCTCAG GTAGCATCGATTGCGGATGACTCTGCAGAATCAGAACAGATAACTGATACTCAGAAACGTAGGGAAATACTTTCAAGAAGGCCTTCATACCG aaaaatTTTGAATGAACTCTCTTCAGATACTCCTGCAATCGCAAAGATTGAAGAAGAAAAGTCTGAAGAAGAAGGAGCTGGAATTTCTCCACTGTCCATGCCAAGCAGCCTGTATCATTCTAGCACAGGGCAATTCA TTGCTATAACTCCAGGTGGTACAATCCAGATTTCTAATCCACCTTCTGATGGTGCCCAGGGACTGCAGACGTTAACAATGACAAATTCAGGAGCTCCTCAGCCAGGTGCTACCATTGTGCAATACGCAGCACAGTCATCTGATGGTACACAACAGTTTTTTGTTCCTGGAAGCCAACTTGTTGTTCAAG CTGCCACTGGAGACATGCCATCTTACCAGCTTCGGACTCCCACTACTAACTTACCTCAGGGAGTGGTAATGGCAGCCTCACCAGGGGCTCTGCATAGTcctcagcagctggcagaagagGCAACGCGCAAGAGAGAGCTGCGACTTATGAAAAACAG GGAAGCTGCTAAAGAATGTCGACGTCGGAAGAAAGAATACATAAAATGTCTGGAGAGTCGTGTTGCAGTGCTAGAAGTTCAGAACCAGAAACTTATAGAGGAGCTTGAAACCCTTAAAGACATTTGCTCTTCCAAAGCAGAttag
- the CREM gene encoding cAMP-responsive element modulator isoform X3, translated as MSVLLLVILHMLASLEQFMLSSGRGAGELCVQGLSMAVTGDETAATGDMPSYQLRTPTTNLPQGVVMAASPGALHSPQQLAEEATRKRELRLMKNREAARECRRKKKEYVKCLENRVAVLENQNKTLIEELKALKDLYCHKAE; from the exons ATGTCAGTGCTCTTGCTTGTAATCCTGCACATGCTTGCTAGTTTGGAGCAGTTCATGCTGAGCTctgggagaggagcaggagAACTGTGCGTGCAGGGGCTGAGCATGGCTGTTACAGGAGATGAAACAG CTGCCACTGGAGACATGCCATCTTACCAGCTTCGGACTCCCACTACTAACTTACCTCAGGGAGTGGTAATGGCAGCCTCACCAGGGGCTCTGCATAGTcctcagcagctggcagaagagGCAACGCGCAAGAGAGAGCTGCGACTTATGAAAAACAG GGAAGCTGCCAGAGAATGtcgcagaaagaagaaagaatatgtCAAATGTCTTGAAAATCGTGTGGCTGTGcttgaaaaccaaaacaagactCTCATTGAGGAACTCAAGGCCCTCAAAGATCTTTATTGTCATAAAGCAGAATAA